The sequence below is a genomic window from Zhongshania aliphaticivorans.
CGGCGTGTTTCGAGTGACAGATCTTATGGGCTTTTTGCTGACGCCAGATTTTTTGCACGGCGTATCGGTATCGGTTTTTGATGCGGCGGGGGGCACTCTTTACCGTAGTGATCACACCGATCCGCTGGGCCGCGGTGCATTGTTTGTTGAGCGCAGGATTTTGCGTGTGGCCGATCAGGAGTGGCTGTTTCAAACTGATGCTAATCAGTCATTTCTTGTCGGTACGCGGTCGGTGGTGCCATGGGGGATGCTGGCAGCGGGTTTGCTGTTTACTGGTTTGCTGGGAATGTCGTTTTTGGTGCTAACGGGCCAAAAGCACCGCTCTGAAGTGGTTGGCGATGAGCTTAAGTTTATGCTGGCTCAGCTGCAGGAGACTCAGGAGCATTTGGTCGAGGCAGAAAAAATGGCATCTTTGGGGGGCTTGGTAGCGGGGTTTGCCCACGAATTGAATACGCCACTTGGCATCGCTATCACCGCCGAATCGACGCTCTCAGCGGATTTGCAGCGTCTGCATGAAATACTTCCGGCATCGAGTGAGCCGTCGGTTGAGCTTTCTGAATTACTGCAACGTTTACAGGAAGCGTCGCGCATTGTGCTGGCTAATATACAGCGAGCAGGGAGTTTGATAAGCAGCTTTAAGCAGGTGTCTGTCGATCAGGCTACCGCGGAAACCCGAGATATTAATTTGCATGAATATCTAAGTGATGTGTTTGTGCATTTGTCGCCGAGTTATCGGCGTAGTGGTCATGAGGTGGTATTGGATTGTCCGCGGACAATATCCTTGCGGACTGTGCCGGGAGGTTTGGCGCAAGTGGTGATTAATTTATTAAATAATAGTTTGATACATGCATTTTCCGAAGGTGAGCACGGTCGGATTTCCCTGACGGTCAGTCAGCATGAATCGGGTGTTAATTTGGTGTTTAGCGATAATGGCATCGGCATGGCAGCTGAGCATGCCAAGAAGGTTTTTGAGCCCTTTTTTACGACTCGCCGTGGCGCTGGGGGTACCGGTTTGGGTTTGCACCTTGTCTACAATATTGTCCGGCAGCAATTGCAGGGGCAGATTAAGGTCAGTACGCAGCTGGGAAGGGGTATGCATTTTGATATCGCATTGCCGTTAGCGATAAATAAGTTTGTCGCGTAATTGTGGCTTATCTCTAGCGTTGCTGCCGCTGTATTATGGTGATTATTTGGGTGCGGGCCGGAGCCCTTTTAGAACTAAGTCCATAGAGGCGGCGACGTCGTCGGGGCTAATGCCGGGGGGCGGGCTGCTTAAGTGTTGGTGAAAAAGACCGATAATATGTGAGCGGATATGGCTGGCAATACACTCGGGGGGCAGTTCAGGTGTAACCAAACCCGCATTCTGGGCTTTTTCAATAAACTGGTTGATGTGCGCAAAGCTAACCTTTCTATTGTGCTCAATGTGGGCATTTAATAGTTCAGTTTCATTGCTTAGCGAGTAGCGAAGAACGAAGCGGGTAATCTGCGCGGCTGCTGGCGTGTGGTAGGTTCGGCTAAAAGCGTCTACAACAACTTGTTTTAAAGTGTCTAGCGAGAGGGTGTCGCTTTCCTTTGTATTGAGAGCTGCCATGGCTGCTTCTGTTGGTGCATTAACGCGGTTAATCATGGCGACTATTAGTGACTCTTTGTCGCTGAAATGCCAATAAATCGCACCTCGGGTCACGCCCGCTGCTGAGGCGATATCATCGAGCCGGGTTCTGCTAATACCTTGTTTGGCGAAAAGGTCTGCGGCGGCGTTTAATATGGCGCAGCGGGTAATTTCGGCGTCAGCTTTTGAGCGTCTCATGGCATTTTATATTCTTAGAAGTTTTTGATTCAAGTACTTTACATACATACGGGTATGTATGTAAAGTACTTGAATTATGGGAAATCTCCGTCAGAGGTTGCAGATGGTATTTGGTATTCAGTTCACCCCTCGGTCATTAATGCCTGTGTTTGCGCTGCTGATGGCGATTTTTGCGGTGAGTGGCTGCGATGATCAGCCGCAAGCTGCGCTTGAGCGGCCCGCCGTTGCGGTAAATGTGCTGCGGGCAGACGCGCACCCTGTGCCTATTGGCGGCTTGTATCCTGGGCGGGCGATGGGCTCTAAGGAAGTGCAGATACGAGCGCGAGTTGAGGGAATCTTACTGCGTAGAACATATACAGAAGGCCAGGCAGTGAAAGCCGGGCAGTTATTGTTTCAAATTGACTCTGCACCCTTTCAGGTGGCGCTTAATCGCAGCAAAGCGCAGTTGGCGCAGGCTAACGCAGGACTGTCCGCTGCAGCGCGGCGTTGGGAGCGTGCTGGCGAGCTTATCAAGACCAATGCAATTAGTCGTCGAGAGCGCGATGACGCGGAGTCTGATCTAAATTTTGCAAAGGCGGCGGTCCAGCTTGCTGAAGCAGAGGTTGAGGCTGCGCAGATCAACTTGGATTACACGCAGGTGCGGGCGCCAATTGCAGGTATGACGAGCCGTGAACAGTTATCAGAAGGCAGTCTCGTTGGACCAGGGAATAGTTTGCTTACTGAAATAACGCAGCTAGACCCGATACTCGTCAATGTTTCACTGCCAGATAAGCTGATGCTCAGTATTCGCCGAATGATTGAGCGTGGTGAGGTCGAGTTTGCCGAAGGCAAGCGCGAGGTAGAAATTATCCTTGGGCCAGATGATACCTATCCGTATCTTGGGCATGTCGATTTTACCGAAAGCGCAATAGATAAAATGACGGGTACCGTTCAATTGCGGGCTACCGTACCCAATCCCGATAGCAGTTTATTGCCGGGCCAATTTTTACGGGTGCGGCTGCACGGTTTGGTTAGTCTGCGATCTATTGTTGTGCCCGCACGGGCTATTATGCAGAGCGCTCAGGGTGTTTATGTGTATCGAGTTGATAAGGATAATCGCGCTGAAATCGTGAATGTGACGCTGGGCTTGGAGTCAGAAGAAGGCGTCATCATTGAATCTGGTTTAAATGTTGGCGATCTCGTTGTTGTTGACGGCGTATCAAGGGTACAGGCTGGTACATTGTTAGCGCCAACCGAAATAGTCGCTGAGGGCTCTGCCGAAGCTCTTGCTGTGGAAGGTAAAGCCCAGTGAGTGCGCGCTTTTTTATAGACCGGCCGGTATTGTCTATTGTTTTGTCCTTAATGATTTTATTGGCCGGTGCCACCGCAATGGGGCGTTTGCCTATTGCCTTGTATCCAGAGTTTTTGCCACCAGAAATAGTTGTTACGGCAAGTTACCCGGGTGCAAATGCTGAAACCTTAGCTGAAACCGTTGCGGCGCCGCTAGAGCAGCAAATTAATGGTGTAGACGGCATGCTGTATATGTCTACACAGGCGTCGAGTTCCGGTGTGGTGAGTATCAGCGTTGTTTTTGCCACCGGTACCGACCCTGATCAGGCTGCGATCAACGTTAGTAATCGCGTTGCGGTTGCCGAGAACCGGCTGCCAGAGGCGGTAAAGCGATTAGGTATTCAGGTCAGTAAGCGGTCGACCAGTATTTTGATGATCTACGCGCTAACCTCAGATAACCCCCAGTACGATGCAATTTACCTGAGTAATTACGCATTATTAAACATTGTTGACGAGCTGCGCCGGTTGCCCGGTATTGGCGATGCGCGCTTATTGGGCGCCAAAGACTATTCGATGCGAATATGGTTGCAGCCAGATCGTTTGGCTGAATTCGCCCTAACACCCGCCGATGTTGCCCGGGCGGTGAGTGAGCAAAACGCCAATTTTGCCGCTGGTAAATTTGCGGCTGAGCCCATGGTGAAGGAAGCGGCGTTTACTTACACCGTGACTACCCAGGGACGCTTAGCGACCGTGGCGGAATTTGAACACATTATTTTACGTTCAAGTAATTCTGGCGCCACGCTTCGTTTGGGTGACGTGGCGCGGGTGGAATTAGGGGCTAAGGACTACGCATTTCAAGGGGCATTTAATGGCCAACCGGCCGTTCCAGTTGCGATGTACCTGCAACCAGGGGCTAATGCTTTGGAGACTGGGGCCGAGGCACAGGCGGTACTAGCGGCCGTGCGGGAGAAACTGCCAGAGGGCATTAATCTCGATCTTGCTTTTGATACAACGGTGTTTGTCGAACACTCAATTAAAGAGGTGGTAGCAACATTTTTTGAAGCGCTGTTGCTGGTAGTGCTCGTCATGTTTTTGTTTCTGCAAAATGTGCGCGCGACGATTATTCCTCTGTTAGCGATTCCGGTATCGATTATCGGCACATTTGCCGGTTTATATATTGTCGGCTTTTCAATTAATTTACTGACGCTTTTCGGTCTTATTCTCGCCATTGGCATCGTGGTAGATGACGCGATTATCGTTATTGAAAATGTTGAGCGCATCATGGAAGAGCAGCATGTCGATGCCAATACCGCGGTTAAGCGAGCAATGGAGGAGGTCTCTGGGCCTTTAATTGCTATTGTATTGGTGCTTTGCGCTGTATTCCTTCCCGTTATTTTTATGGACGGCCTCACCGGTGAGATGTACCGGCAATTCGCCGTTTCTATTTCGGTTTCCGTTATTTTATCGGGTATCGTCGCGTTAACACTGACCCCAGCATTGTGCTCTATGATGCTAAAAACCAAAGATCACAAACCTGCGGAAAGTGGCTTTTTGGGCGGATTTAATCGCGGGTTTAACGGCCTTCGTAATGGCTATGTATCCGCTACCAGCTTGGTACTTAATCACCGAGTATTGGGCTTGTTGATGTTTTCTGCCCTAATGGCCTCAATGTGGCTTTTGTTCCAAACCGTTCCGAAAGGTTTGGTTCCGGCAGAAGATCAAGGTTACGTCATTATGGTGTACAAAACGCCACCGGCAGCGTCGCTGTCGCGTACGGTGGCGGTAACCGATCCGATGAATCAACGCATTCTTAAGGAAGATGAAGTCAAAGGTGTGATGACCTTTGCCGGCTTTGATATTTTGTCGTCTGCCCAGAAAACCAACGCGGGCGTGTCGTTTGTTATGCTCAAAGATTGGTCTGAACGTCCAGAGGCGGCGCAAAGCTCTGTCGCAGTGGCGCAGCGCCTGCCACGCTTGGGTGATGACCTGCTTGACGGCGTGATGTTTGCGTTTAACCCGCCGCCAATTATTGGTTTAAGTACCACGGGTGGCTTTGAGTTGTATGTGCAAAACCGTGGCGACAGTGATATGGCGATCATGGCTGAGGAGTTAAATCGCTTTATTCAAAAAGCCAATGAGCAGCCGGAGCTACAGGGGGTGTACAGTACTTTCGATATTAATACCCCACAGTATCGCCTGTTTTTAGATAGAGAGAAGGCGCTGAGTCTTGGCGTGCCGGTCGCAGATGTGTTCAGTACAATGCAGGCGACGTTTGGTAGCTTGTACGTAAATGACTTCACATTATTTGGTCGTAGTTTCCAGGTAAACCTGCAATCTGAAGAGGACTTTCGCGGCAGTCCGGAAGATTTAAGTAAAGTATTTGTGCGCTCGGTGAGTGGTAATCTGGTCTCCTTGCGAACATTGCTGCGTGTCGAGCGGATTGTTGGTCCAGATGCGGTAAGCAGATTTAACGGCTTTCCGGCTGCCAAGGTGTTGGGTAACCCCGCGCAAGGATACAGTTCCGGTGATGCTATTGCGGCGCTCGATCGCGTCGCGGCCGATATTCTGGGACGTAATTTTACCTTGGGTTGGGTGGGTAGCTCCTATCAGGAGAAGGCCTCTGGCGGCTCTGGTGGCCAGGCATTTGTTTTAGCGGTGTTGATGGTGTTCCTTATTCTCGCGGCGCAGTACGAGCGTTGGATGGTTCCCGCGGCGGTTATTTTGGCAGTACCTTTTGCGATATTAGGCGCTATTGCCGCAACGTGGATGCGAGGTCTGGAAAACGATATTTATTTCCAAATTGGCTTGGTGTGCTTGATCGGTTTGGCGAGTAAAAATGCCATCTTAATTGTAGAATTTGCAATGCAAAAGCAGCGCCAGGGTATGTCGCTCGCCGACGCAGCAGTAGATGCTATTCGTCTGCGCTTTCGTCCAATTGTAATGACCTCTTTGGCCTTTACGCTCGGCTGCTTACCATTAGCGCTGGCCAGTGGTGCCGGGGCGGGGAGTCGCGTCTCACTCGGTACGGGGGTTATTGGTGGTATGTTGGTGGCCACATTTGTGGCGACGGTCTTTGTGCCTTTATTTTACGTTTTGTTTGCTGGTCTTGGTGAAAAGTTCAAGCGCGCCAAATAATGGCGCGCTTCATTGACTTGAATAAAAGGCAGCGATTACTAGGTTTATACTCTAGCTGCCTTGCATCCGAGCACTAAAATCCCAATCTGATTGACTGGTTATTTTTAAATGAATTGCATACTCATCGGCGCGGCGGCTGAGCAGCCATTGGCTTAAGCCCGGTTGACTGTCACCGAGGTAACGGGCGATTAAGCTGCTTAATACCACGCCCTCTGAGTCGCTTTTTAAGCTTGCTATTGCCTTGCCGCGCACGCCTTTATAGGGCACAGAGTTAACTGACACTTCAAATGCACAGTTAGGGTTGGCTTTTAATAAGCGAATAATTTTTGCGGATGCGTGGCTTGCGCACAGCAACTCACCCTCTTGATAAATAAACCACAGCGAGCAAATCACTGGGAAGCCGTCTTTGTCGATAGCAGCAAGTCGTATAGGGACTAGGCTGTTATTTAAGAATTCCGTCGTGTCCATAATTGCTCCGGTACTCGTAGATTACTTAGGGTTTTAATAGACGTATGCCTTGGCCCTCGATATCGATGCGTTTCTGCTTGTATAAGCGGCCTATGGCTTGTTTGAAAATCTTTTTGCTGACGCCAAACAAACTATAGATTGCTTCTGGTGGGCTTTTGTCGCCGACGGCAAGAAAGCCGTCATTGGCTTCAAGTTGGGCAATGATCTTGGCTGCAATATCGTTGCCGCCAATATTAATAGGTTGGATGCTGAGGTCGATTCGGCCGTCGTCGCGAACCTTTTTAACATAGGCAGTAAGTGTTTCGCCTTTGCGCAGTGGTCGGATTAAGTCGCTATCGTAGAGTAGGCCCCAGTATCCATTGTCGATAACCGCTTTATATCCAAGCTCTGTTTTACCGGCAACGATAACGTCGAAGCGTTGGCCTCGGCTTAAGTGAGGGGCAGTATCTTCGATAAACTCGTCGAGCTTCATTGACGCGACAATACGGTAACTTTTGTCTAAGTAAATTTTGACCAGGGCTTTTTTGCCTGCGGTGATTTCACCCATATGCTCGGCATAGGGTAGCAGCAGCTCTTTATCTAGCCCCCAGTCCAAAAAAGCACCGGTATCATTGATCTGGGCGATTTTTAACAGGGCAACATCCCCTAATTGCGCCAGTGGCGTTTTACTGCTCGCAATTAAGCTGCCATCACTGTGGTGGTGAATAAAGCCGTCGACAATATCGCCGATTTGGCAATTCTCAGGGGCATTTTTTCGACTCAGGAAAATGTCGCCTAAGTCGCCGCCATCGAGATAAAAGCCAGCAGGTGATTGGCGGCTCACCGTAAGCCGGTTAACGCGACCGATGTCGGGCATTAATACTTCCTCAGAGGATTTAGCCGCAAGTCTAGTGCGACTTGCGGCTTGAGTACAGTAGGAAAAGTTGGCAGGTAAAGCGAGCGGCGACAAGTTTGGCCCCGATGCGCAGCTAAGTGGCGTGGCGTCTTATCATGGCTATGGCTGGAATGCTGTCATTATTGCGGTTTGGGGAATCATGTCTACGGTGGTTGGCACGAGCAAGCGCCTTAAATGAGGCGTCTGTATAAGCCGGTATTTTACTATATGAAACCGGCGGGGAGGTGAAGTTTGGCGCTGATAACACGGCGTATTTGGCCATTGATCGCTGTCATTTAATTTCCACTAGTCTGACTTATTTACTTCGAATAGTTTGCGGCGCACTGCACGACGATATTCACCAGGGCTGCTTGTGTTGTGTTGCTTAAATAGACGGCAGAAATAGCTGCTGTCGTTATAACCACATTGCTGACCTATTTCCTCAATGGAAAGATTGCTGTTTTGCAGGAGGTCTTGAGCTAATTCTAAGCGCATTTTCTGCATGTATTGCAGAGGCGGTAGGCCAGTGACTTGCCTAAACCGGCGATGAAAGCTGCGCTCGCTGAGGCCGCTGAGGTGGGCAAGGTCTTTGATGTTAAATGCTTCGTTCAGGTGTCGTGCCAGCCAGTTTTGGGCGAGGGCAATCGTTTCATCGCGGTGCAGGTCATTGCGGTCAACTCGGTAGCTGTTCCGGGAGAACGGGCGACGGCTTTCTGGAGAGAACTGCTGGGCTACCCGACGGGCAATTGACGCGCCCCAATAGCGGTCAATGAGGTGTATCACTAAGTCCGCTGCTGAGTTAACGCTACCAGTGCAGAAAAGGTTGTCTGCTTGGGTAATGAGGTAATCGCGATGCAGGATTACTTGCGGGTAGCGGTTAGCGAAGTCGTCGAAATAGTGCCAGTGAGTGGTTGCTACTCGTTTGTTTAGCAATCCCGCCTCAGCGAGAAAATAGCTGGCATTACCTACAGCGCAAATATCAGCGCCGCGCCGTTCCTGCCGTTTTAACCAATCTTGGATTTCAGGGCGGGTAGGTGCACCTCGGTGAGGATGTCGCCAACGGCTGGGAATAATGATGAGGTCGTAATTTTCGTCGACGCAAAGTGTGGTGTTGGGGGTGATTTGCATGCCCCCTGACACGTGAATAGGCGCCGGGTCTAATCCGATAATTTCAATTTCAAGCAGGGGAGCACGGTCTTTTAGTTTAGACACGCTGTTCGCCGCCGTTAAAAGCTCCATTGGCAAGCTAATACTCGTGGCAAGGGCGTCGTGAAAAGCGAAAAGGGCGACTCGTTTCATGGCTGGCACATATGTCTCATTTTTTGGCGATTATATTATATTTCAATTAGCCTAACATCGTTAGACTACTCACTGAAATAGCAATCGCTAAAGATAAGGAATAAGTGTGAGTAAGCTTCCCGTAATTGTTGGTTTTGGTGGCGTTAATCCCGCCGGTCGTAGCTCTTTTCATCATGGTTATCGGCGAATGGTCATCGACGCGCTATCTCAGGAGAAGGCGACACAGACCTTCCGGAGTCTATCAGCCATTATGGGTTTACCACCAGAAATGGCCGGTGACGAGGCGCAGCGCCGGTATATTCTGGAACACACCCTTATCCGTAAGATCGAAGGCAATGTTTTTAACACCGACCAAGTGGGTTGGAATAAACGCATGGCCTTGAGCGGCTGTGACGGTGATTTACAGTTTGTTACTCGGGCGCGGGATTTGCCCGATGAGCTTCCCGCCGGATGGGCTGTGCAAGAACTCGGCGGCGGTAAGGTATCGGTCAAAATTAGTGATGGTTGTAATATTTTGCTGCCGACCACCCGCAAGATAGAGGTCTCTTCGGCGGGACAATTTCCGACGGGCTTTGATCCCAGTGCATTGTATGCGTCGCGGAGCCATCCGCGGGGTTTACAGCTCGCAATTTGCGGTGTTTCCGACGCGCTGAACGCCATGGGAATTGAGTGGCAAACGGTGATGGATCGCATAAAGCCTGACCAAATGGGGGTGTATGCCAGCTCGGCGATGGCGCAGCTTGATGACAATGGCTTCGGCGGTTTGCTGTCGGCTCGTGCCAATGGCGGCAGGGTGAGCTCGAAAAACTTGGCGCTTGGCTTGGCGGATATGCCAGCCGATTTTGTTAGTGCCTATGTGTTGGGTAGTGTGGGTACCAGTGGGCCTAGCTTAGGCGCTTGCGCTACGTTTTTTTATAATTTGCGTCAAGCCGTGAATGAAATACGCAGCGGTAAAATTCGCGTCGCTGTCGTTGGTGTGGCCGAGTCAGCTGTTGATCCAAATATTATTGATGGCTATTACACCATGGGTGCGCTTGCTTCAGATGCCGATTTGTTGAAGCTAGATGCCGATAAAGGTTTAAGCGAGCCCGATCACCGCCGGGCCAGTCGTCCCTTTAGTAGTAACTGCGGGTTTACTGTTTCTGAATCATCTCAGTTTATTGTGCTCTTTGATGATGATTTGGCGATGGAGTTGGGCGCGCAAATACACGGTTCGGTACCTGATGTGTTTGTTAATGCCGACGGCTATAAAAAATCGATTTCTTCGCCTGGTGTTGGCAATTACCTCACTGTTGCAAAGGCGCTGGCCGCTGCGGCGGGCATTATTGGCGATAAAGCGATTAAACATCGTAGTTTTGTGCAGTCTCATGGCACCAGTACCCCGCAAAACCGGGTGTCTGAATCTCATATCCTCAATGAAGTTGCCAAAACCTTTGGTATTGAAAAATGGCCGGTGGCGGCGATCAAGGCCTATATTGGTCACAGCATTGGCGCGGCTTCTGGCGACCAATTAATTGCCAGCTTAGGGGTGTGGAACGACAATATTATTCCAGGCATAAGTACGATTGATCACATTGCCGACGACGTACACAGTAGCAACTTGCGTTTGCAGAAGGAGCATTTAGAAGTTGAGCCTGATAGCTTAGATGTTGCGGTTTTAAATGCCAAAGGCTTTGGTGGCAACAATGCCTCGGCAACGCTATTGTCGCCGACCTTAAGTAAGAAATTACTGCAGGGCCGCCACGGCGATAAAGCTTGGCAGAGTTATCTTGGGCGCCAGGAGCAAAGTCGTGACCGCGCGGCCGCTTATGATAATAAGGCGAGTGAGACCGGTTTTAATGTGTTGTATAAATTCGGTGAAAATGTACTGGGCGGTGAAGACTTGAATATGAGTCGCGATGGTATTGGTATTAAAGGCTGGGCCGAAAAAGTAGATCTAAACATGGAATCGCCCTTTGCCCAATGGCTGAAATAGGCGGTATACGGGAAATGAACATGTCCTTCAGGGAAAATACGGATATAGCTTAACGTTGCCCTATGGCTAAATGGCACCAGTGTAATTGGTATAAGGCCAGAGGATTATGAGAGAGTTTGTTCGTCATCCAAGTGATATACCGCTGGACGTGAAAATACTGAGCGAAGCTGGGGCACGCCATGCGCATATGCATGATGTGAGTATGGCCGGTTTGTCCTGTTTAGTTGCCCGTGAGATTAAAGCCGGAAGTCGAGTGGAGTTTTATGTGCCCTCGATCTCGGAGGAATCAAGTGGTCGTGGTACTGTGGTTTGGTGTCGGCCGCAGCGCGAAAAATACCAGTTAGGTATTCAGTTTCACGCTGGGAAAGATGTATTTCGGGCGAGAATGGTCGAGCAATTGTGTCAAATTGAGCATTATCGGCGTGAAGTAGAGCAGTTAGAGTCGCGTATCCTTAGCAGCGAGGAGGCCGCTGAGGAGTGGATATCTCTTTACGCCGCCGATTTTGACCGCTTATTTCCCCTAGAATAGATGTTTTCAATGAGAATATTTTAGCTCTGGTGTCCAGTCAGGCGTTATTGCTCAAGACAGCACTTTGAATTCATGGTTGAATATATCCCCCGCAATGTCGGGGGATTTTTTTTGCTTAAGGATATCTACCATGAAGCACGAGGCAACGGCCCGAGTCGTTATTGATCTGCCCCGGGAAGAGGCGTGGGCTTTGCTAAAAGACTTGTCGCTGGCCCACAACTATGTTCCTGCGGTTACCCGCACTGAAATAACCAGCGAGAATGCGAGCGGTTTAGGCGCAAGTCGGCGGGTGTATCAGCGCTCTGGAAAAGGCATGGATGAGACCGTGACCGAATGGAACGAAGGCCATGGTTTTGTTATTCGCTTGCATAAAGGTGATAAAGGCGCGCCGCCGCCATTTCGGCAGGCGATATTTCGCTATCGGATTGAAGACGCTGGCCACAGTCGTACCGCTTTAACAGCCAGTCTTGCTTTTGATATGCGCTGGGGGCCACTTGGGCGTATTTTATACGAACGTTTACTGCGCAAAGTATTTCGCGGCGTAATTTACGATATTGCACTTAGCATGAAGCAATTCTATGAGTCGGGCGAGGCTGTGAGCAGTGGTCAGCTAAAGCAGTTGCGCATTGGCGCGAGGCAAGAAGTTTAATGGATGCGCTTGATTTACTTAAAAGCCGTAACTCTGCTGCCAAGCTAGCAAGCCCTGCTCCTACAGAGCAAGAATTGGCCGAAATTTACGCGGCGGCAATGCGCGCCCCAGATCACAGCCGCTTGCGGCCGTGGCGGTTTTTGCAAATTCGGGGAGCGGGTTTGGCCGCCGTCGGGGATTTGTTTGCCGAGGCGGCCTTGCGGCGAGAGCCTGCAATCGGCGAAGCCGAACTGCAGCGTTTCCGACAGCAACCGCTGCGCGCGCCGCTTATTATTGTGGTTATTAGCTGCATACAAGAGCATCTAAAAGTCCCTCGTATTGAACAGCAAATGTCGGCAGCCTGCGCGGCCCATGGCATTTTATTGGCGACAGACGCGCTAGGTTATGCGGGTATTTGGCGCACCGGCGCCAATGCTTTTGATGCCCATGTTATGGCGGGTTTAGGACTTTCGGCCAATGAAGAAATAGCGGGGTTTA
It includes:
- a CDS encoding TetR family transcriptional regulator, which translates into the protein MRRSKADAEITRCAILNAAADLFAKQGISRTRLDDIASAAGVTRGAIYWHFSDKESLIVAMINRVNAPTEAAMAALNTKESDTLSLDTLKQVVVDAFSRTYHTPAAAQITRFVLRYSLSNETELLNAHIEHNRKVSFAHINQFIEKAQNAGLVTPELPPECIASHIRSHIIGLFHQHLSSPPPGISPDDVAASMDLVLKGLRPAPK
- a CDS encoding efflux RND transporter periplasmic adaptor subunit, which gives rise to MGNLRQRLQMVFGIQFTPRSLMPVFALLMAIFAVSGCDDQPQAALERPAVAVNVLRADAHPVPIGGLYPGRAMGSKEVQIRARVEGILLRRTYTEGQAVKAGQLLFQIDSAPFQVALNRSKAQLAQANAGLSAAARRWERAGELIKTNAISRRERDDAESDLNFAKAAVQLAEAEVEAAQINLDYTQVRAPIAGMTSREQLSEGSLVGPGNSLLTEITQLDPILVNVSLPDKLMLSIRRMIERGEVEFAEGKREVEIILGPDDTYPYLGHVDFTESAIDKMTGTVQLRATVPNPDSSLLPGQFLRVRLHGLVSLRSIVVPARAIMQSAQGVYVYRVDKDNRAEIVNVTLGLESEEGVIIESGLNVGDLVVVDGVSRVQAGTLLAPTEIVAEGSAEALAVEGKAQ
- a CDS encoding efflux RND transporter permease subunit, whose amino-acid sequence is MSARFFIDRPVLSIVLSLMILLAGATAMGRLPIALYPEFLPPEIVVTASYPGANAETLAETVAAPLEQQINGVDGMLYMSTQASSSGVVSISVVFATGTDPDQAAINVSNRVAVAENRLPEAVKRLGIQVSKRSTSILMIYALTSDNPQYDAIYLSNYALLNIVDELRRLPGIGDARLLGAKDYSMRIWLQPDRLAEFALTPADVARAVSEQNANFAAGKFAAEPMVKEAAFTYTVTTQGRLATVAEFEHIILRSSNSGATLRLGDVARVELGAKDYAFQGAFNGQPAVPVAMYLQPGANALETGAEAQAVLAAVREKLPEGINLDLAFDTTVFVEHSIKEVVATFFEALLLVVLVMFLFLQNVRATIIPLLAIPVSIIGTFAGLYIVGFSINLLTLFGLILAIGIVVDDAIIVIENVERIMEEQHVDANTAVKRAMEEVSGPLIAIVLVLCAVFLPVIFMDGLTGEMYRQFAVSISVSVILSGIVALTLTPALCSMMLKTKDHKPAESGFLGGFNRGFNGLRNGYVSATSLVLNHRVLGLLMFSALMASMWLLFQTVPKGLVPAEDQGYVIMVYKTPPAASLSRTVAVTDPMNQRILKEDEVKGVMTFAGFDILSSAQKTNAGVSFVMLKDWSERPEAAQSSVAVAQRLPRLGDDLLDGVMFAFNPPPIIGLSTTGGFELYVQNRGDSDMAIMAEELNRFIQKANEQPELQGVYSTFDINTPQYRLFLDREKALSLGVPVADVFSTMQATFGSLYVNDFTLFGRSFQVNLQSEEDFRGSPEDLSKVFVRSVSGNLVSLRTLLRVERIVGPDAVSRFNGFPAAKVLGNPAQGYSSGDAIAALDRVAADILGRNFTLGWVGSSYQEKASGGSGGQAFVLAVLMVFLILAAQYERWMVPAAVILAVPFAILGAIAATWMRGLENDIYFQIGLVCLIGLASKNAILIVEFAMQKQRQGMSLADAAVDAIRLRFRPIVMTSLAFTLGCLPLALASGAGAGSRVSLGTGVIGGMLVATFVATVFVPLFYVLFAGLGEKFKRAK
- a CDS encoding pyridoxamine 5'-phosphate oxidase family protein yields the protein MDTTEFLNNSLVPIRLAAIDKDGFPVICSLWFIYQEGELLCASHASAKIIRLLKANPNCAFEVSVNSVPYKGVRGKAIASLKSDSEGVVLSSLIARYLGDSQPGLSQWLLSRRADEYAIHLKITSQSDWDFSARMQGS
- a CDS encoding S1 RNA-binding domain-containing protein, giving the protein MPDIGRVNRLTVSRQSPAGFYLDGGDLGDIFLSRKNAPENCQIGDIVDGFIHHHSDGSLIASSKTPLAQLGDVALLKIAQINDTGAFLDWGLDKELLLPYAEHMGEITAGKKALVKIYLDKSYRIVASMKLDEFIEDTAPHLSRGQRFDVIVAGKTELGYKAVIDNGYWGLLYDSDLIRPLRKGETLTAYVKKVRDDGRIDLSIQPINIGGNDIAAKIIAQLEANDGFLAVGDKSPPEAIYSLFGVSKKIFKQAIGRLYKQKRIDIEGQGIRLLKP
- a CDS encoding GlxA family transcriptional regulator, whose protein sequence is MKRVALFAFHDALATSISLPMELLTAANSVSKLKDRAPLLEIEIIGLDPAPIHVSGGMQITPNTTLCVDENYDLIIIPSRWRHPHRGAPTRPEIQDWLKRQERRGADICAVGNASYFLAEAGLLNKRVATTHWHYFDDFANRYPQVILHRDYLITQADNLFCTGSVNSAADLVIHLIDRYWGASIARRVAQQFSPESRRPFSRNSYRVDRNDLHRDETIALAQNWLARHLNEAFNIKDLAHLSGLSERSFHRRFRQVTGLPPLQYMQKMRLELAQDLLQNSNLSIEEIGQQCGYNDSSYFCRLFKQHNTSSPGEYRRAVRRKLFEVNKSD
- a CDS encoding beta-ketoacyl synthase; this translates as MSKLPVIVGFGGVNPAGRSSFHHGYRRMVIDALSQEKATQTFRSLSAIMGLPPEMAGDEAQRRYILEHTLIRKIEGNVFNTDQVGWNKRMALSGCDGDLQFVTRARDLPDELPAGWAVQELGGGKVSVKISDGCNILLPTTRKIEVSSAGQFPTGFDPSALYASRSHPRGLQLAICGVSDALNAMGIEWQTVMDRIKPDQMGVYASSAMAQLDDNGFGGLLSARANGGRVSSKNLALGLADMPADFVSAYVLGSVGTSGPSLGACATFFYNLRQAVNEIRSGKIRVAVVGVAESAVDPNIIDGYYTMGALASDADLLKLDADKGLSEPDHRRASRPFSSNCGFTVSESSQFIVLFDDDLAMELGAQIHGSVPDVFVNADGYKKSISSPGVGNYLTVAKALAAAAGIIGDKAIKHRSFVQSHGTSTPQNRVSESHILNEVAKTFGIEKWPVAAIKAYIGHSIGAASGDQLIASLGVWNDNIIPGISTIDHIADDVHSSNLRLQKEHLEVEPDSLDVAVLNAKGFGGNNASATLLSPTLSKKLLQGRHGDKAWQSYLGRQEQSRDRAAAYDNKASETGFNVLYKFGENVLGGEDLNMSRDGIGIKGWAEKVDLNMESPFAQWLK